The Sulfitobacter donghicola DSW-25 = KCTC 12864 = JCM 14565 genome has a segment encoding these proteins:
- a CDS encoding acyltransferase family protein, which translates to MNRGLSIWLDALRVWATIMVVFSHVAYPRFTRGDYIFLRELNLGSDSVIVFFVISGMVIAYAAGRDAKLSTYAFNRLTRLLSVLLPALLLTFAFDQIGRSIGPEAYGSFYNPLPFGELMLRGLSMSNEWGAFERVRLGTNGPLWSLSYEAGYYILFAAAFFLTGLRRVVVLPLLAFFVGPRVLLLMPAWLIGVWLWNWVASGGAERLSIPIARLMAWGGPVGYVFCLWAGIPDVLAALTADALAPQNHRIILAFSDECIWNALLGAITAVHIMGMAKLLQGYQGTHPRIRWWAGASFSIYVTHYPALHLIDALFPAETLARDGLLVVGSIAVGLVFAQIFERKINNFRNGLLLVRNKKSLRNI; encoded by the coding sequence ATGAACCGCGGTCTCTCGATCTGGCTTGATGCGCTTCGCGTTTGGGCAACCATCATGGTTGTCTTTTCGCACGTGGCCTACCCACGCTTTACGCGTGGCGATTACATTTTTCTGCGTGAGCTAAACTTGGGCAGCGACAGCGTGATCGTGTTTTTTGTCATCTCTGGCATGGTGATTGCCTATGCCGCTGGGCGCGACGCAAAACTATCCACCTACGCCTTTAATCGCCTGACGCGCCTTTTATCTGTCTTGCTCCCTGCTCTTTTGCTGACCTTTGCGTTTGATCAAATCGGCCGCAGCATCGGGCCTGAGGCCTATGGCAGCTTTTACAACCCTCTCCCCTTTGGCGAACTCATGTTGCGCGGGCTATCTATGTCAAACGAATGGGGCGCGTTTGAACGCGTTCGCTTGGGGACAAATGGGCCACTTTGGTCTCTTAGCTACGAAGCAGGGTATTACATTTTGTTTGCCGCTGCGTTCTTCCTAACCGGATTGCGCCGTGTCGTGGTCCTCCCGCTTCTGGCGTTCTTCGTCGGTCCCCGTGTTCTCCTCCTGATGCCAGCATGGCTCATCGGTGTTTGGCTGTGGAATTGGGTCGCGTCAGGAGGGGCCGAGCGCCTCTCAATCCCCATCGCACGCCTAATGGCGTGGGGTGGTCCGGTTGGTTATGTCTTCTGCCTTTGGGCCGGTATTCCTGACGTATTGGCGGCCCTCACGGCCGACGCACTCGCTCCACAGAATCATCGCATCATCCTTGCCTTTTCCGATGAATGCATCTGGAATGCCCTGCTGGGGGCCATAACAGCGGTTCATATCATGGGAATGGCAAAGTTATTGCAGGGCTACCAAGGCACCCACCCAAGGATTCGCTGGTGGGCTGGGGCAAGCTTTTCCATTTATGTCACCCATTACCCCGCCCTACATCTGATCGATGCGTTGTTTCCTGCCGAAACATTGGCACGGGACGGTTTGCTCGTCGTGGGGTCAATCGCTGTCGGACTGGTATTCGCCCAAATCTTCGAGCGGAAAATTAATAACTTTCGCAACGGGTTACTACTCGTCCGGAACAAAAAATCCCTGCGAAACATCTAA
- a CDS encoding sterol desaturase family protein, giving the protein MELLSQIYATFIRTFTDLESRLAVFYLCITILIVAILWVVRGRPTSFVSYLLPKEVYLHKSNIVDIKIFLFNSILSAGGLFAAVTMTPVMTVTVLNALGSLTGASPAPVDLTLGKMALATLIMILTLDFCKYWAHRLHHETMILWPFHALHHSAEIMTPLTANRNHPVFLILRALIYTVIVGSVQALMLFLLMGKIEILAIGSVNAGYFMFNALGSNLRHSHVWLSYGPVMEHIFISPAQHHVHHSIDPKHYNKNYGEVFAIWDLMFGSLYVLRSHEKIEYGLADKHGERIEQPYPNLRTALLDPFADSWRALWKGTSRDPKIIAATKESTAS; this is encoded by the coding sequence ATGGAACTTTTGTCACAAATATACGCGACGTTTATCAGGACCTTCACCGATCTTGAATCACGTTTGGCGGTTTTTTACCTCTGCATAACGATCCTGATCGTCGCGATCCTCTGGGTGGTTCGCGGGCGCCCAACCAGCTTTGTTTCGTATCTGTTGCCCAAAGAAGTTTACCTGCACAAATCCAATATCGTGGACATCAAGATATTCCTGTTCAACTCGATCCTTTCTGCAGGTGGTCTGTTTGCCGCTGTGACGATGACCCCCGTGATGACCGTGACCGTCCTGAACGCCCTTGGATCACTAACAGGCGCCAGCCCCGCGCCGGTTGATCTGACTTTGGGGAAAATGGCCCTTGCGACACTGATCATGATCCTAACGTTGGATTTCTGCAAATACTGGGCGCACCGTTTGCACCATGAAACAATGATCCTGTGGCCATTCCACGCGCTGCACCACTCGGCCGAGATCATGACCCCGCTGACAGCAAACCGGAACCACCCTGTCTTCCTCATCCTACGCGCGCTCATTTACACCGTTATTGTTGGCTCTGTTCAGGCATTGATGTTGTTCTTGCTGATGGGCAAAATCGAAATCCTCGCGATTGGCTCTGTGAACGCTGGCTATTTCATGTTTAACGCCCTTGGTTCCAATCTGCGTCACAGCCACGTTTGGCTCAGCTATGGACCAGTGATGGAGCACATCTTTATCTCCCCTGCCCAGCACCATGTGCATCACTCAATCGACCCTAAACACTACAACAAAAACTACGGTGAGGTGTTTGCGATTTGGGATTTGATGTTTGGCTCCCTCTACGTTTTGCGCAGCCATGAAAAGATCGAATACGGACTCGCCGACAAACATGGCGAACGGATCGAACAGCCCTATCCAAACCTTCGCACTGCGCTGCTGGACCCCTTTGCTGACAGCTGGCGTGCGCTTTGGAAAGGGACATCTCGCGATCCCAAAATCATTGCGGCCACCAAGGAAAGCACCGCATCATGA
- a CDS encoding DUF2474 family protein, giving the protein MLSPSAKKVAWFIAIWLMSVAALGVVAYAIRLAIHA; this is encoded by the coding sequence ATGCTGTCACCTTCGGCCAAAAAGGTCGCATGGTTCATCGCAATCTGGCTGATGAGTGTGGCTGCCCTTGGCGTCGTCGCCTATGCGATCAGGCTGGCTATTCACGCCTGA
- the cydB gene encoding cytochrome d ubiquinol oxidase subunit II: protein MFELSFIWAGIIAFAVLTYVILDGFDLGVGILFPFAEGEREKATMMNSIAPIWDGNETWLVMGGGGLFAVFPLAYAVIMPALYIPITIMLLALIFRGVAFEYRWRTERWKPVWDAAFFGGSIVAAFMQGISLGALVQGIEVADRAYAGGWWDWLSLFSVLTGLAVIVGYALLGATWIILKTEGSLQRQMQGYAWWLAAGTLGFVGFVSILTPFQDPIYFQRWFNLPGSIFSVLMPGAVLAAAWALFAGLNAGKDAQPFLAALCLFILCFIGIGISFYPNMVPPSLTIAEAAAPDESLWFALVGTLVLVPMILAYTAYTYWVFRGKVDPEEGYH from the coding sequence ATGTTTGAACTCTCGTTTATCTGGGCTGGCATCATCGCCTTTGCCGTGTTGACCTATGTGATCCTTGATGGCTTTGACCTAGGTGTGGGCATCCTGTTCCCCTTTGCCGAAGGGGAACGTGAAAAGGCCACGATGATGAACTCAATCGCGCCAATCTGGGACGGCAATGAAACATGGCTGGTCATGGGCGGTGGCGGTTTGTTTGCGGTTTTCCCGCTGGCCTATGCCGTGATTATGCCCGCGCTTTATATACCAATCACCATCATGCTGTTGGCACTGATCTTTCGCGGGGTCGCGTTTGAATACCGCTGGCGGACAGAGCGCTGGAAACCCGTTTGGGATGCCGCGTTTTTCGGCGGCTCGATCGTTGCCGCCTTTATGCAAGGCATCTCACTGGGCGCTTTGGTTCAGGGTATCGAGGTCGCTGACCGCGCCTATGCTGGCGGCTGGTGGGATTGGCTCAGCCTGTTTTCGGTCCTCACCGGATTGGCCGTTATCGTTGGCTATGCCTTGCTGGGCGCGACGTGGATTATCCTAAAAACCGAAGGCAGCTTGCAACGCCAGATGCAAGGCTACGCATGGTGGCTTGCCGCTGGCACGCTCGGCTTTGTCGGGTTCGTGAGCATCCTCACCCCGTTTCAGGATCCGATCTATTTTCAGCGCTGGTTCAACCTACCTGGAAGCATCTTTAGCGTTCTCATGCCGGGTGCCGTTTTGGCAGCTGCATGGGCATTATTCGCAGGGCTAAACGCGGGCAAAGATGCTCAGCCGTTCCTTGCTGCCCTCTGCCTGTTTATCCTGTGCTTTATCGGCATCGGCATCAGCTTTTACCCCAATATGGTCCCCCCCAGCCTGACAATCGCCGAAGCCGCCGCACCTGATGAAAGTCTCTGGTTTGCTTTGGTCGGCACATTGGTTCTGGTGCCGATGATCCTTGCCTATACGGCCTATACCTATTGGGTCTTCCGTGGAAAGGTTGACCCCGAAGAAGGCTATCACTGA
- a CDS encoding cytochrome ubiquinol oxidase subunit I: protein MFDGFTAETLARMQFAFTVSFHIIFPAFSIGLASYLTVLNALWLRTRDETYLTLFGYWKKIFAVAFGMGVVSGIVMSYQFGTNWSVFADKTGPVLGPLMAYEVLSAFFLEAGFLGIMLFGRERVGDGLHMFATAMVSFGTLMSATWILSVNSWMQTPVGYGINELGQFVPEDWWQIVFNPSFPYRLVHMVLAAYLTTALVVGGVGGLHLLRDRKDAPARRMFSMAMWMLVVVAPLQILAGDAHGLNTLEHQPAKVMAMEGHYDSHPHGAPLILFGIPNAEERRIDYAVQIPKLSSLILKHHLDAPLDGLDTIPDEDEPPVAILFWSFRIMVGLGFAMLGLGAWSLWRRLKGTLYDDQWLHRSAIIMGPTGFVAVLAGWITTEVGRQPFTVYGLLRTSDSLAPVAAPAVAASLIAFIIVYFFIFGAGTFYLLRMMNSPAGSKQTNLTDGPIRTAGANVIASIDSADKENGHV from the coding sequence ATGTTTGACGGCTTCACAGCAGAGACCTTAGCGCGGATGCAATTTGCATTCACAGTGTCGTTCCACATCATCTTTCCAGCCTTCTCGATCGGGCTGGCGAGCTACCTGACGGTCCTGAATGCCTTATGGCTCAGGACAAGGGACGAAACATATCTGACTCTATTCGGGTATTGGAAAAAGATCTTTGCTGTGGCCTTTGGCATGGGTGTCGTTTCTGGCATCGTGATGTCCTATCAATTCGGGACAAACTGGTCGGTATTTGCGGATAAAACGGGCCCTGTGCTGGGGCCCCTAATGGCCTATGAGGTCCTCTCGGCCTTCTTCCTCGAGGCTGGATTTTTAGGAATTATGTTGTTTGGTCGCGAACGGGTTGGTGATGGCCTTCATATGTTTGCAACTGCTATGGTCTCATTTGGTACGCTTATGTCTGCCACATGGATCCTGTCGGTGAATTCTTGGATGCAGACGCCTGTTGGCTACGGGATCAACGAGCTGGGCCAGTTCGTGCCCGAAGACTGGTGGCAGATCGTCTTTAACCCGTCCTTCCCCTACCGTCTGGTTCACATGGTTCTTGCCGCCTATCTGACAACCGCCTTGGTTGTCGGGGGCGTTGGCGGGTTGCACCTGCTACGCGACCGCAAAGATGCCCCTGCGCGGCGGATGTTTTCCATGGCCATGTGGATGCTGGTCGTTGTTGCGCCTTTGCAAATTCTGGCAGGCGATGCGCATGGTCTAAACACGCTTGAGCATCAGCCCGCCAAAGTCATGGCGATGGAAGGCCACTATGACAGCCACCCGCACGGCGCACCTTTGATTCTGTTCGGCATTCCAAACGCCGAGGAACGCCGTATCGACTATGCCGTGCAAATCCCCAAGCTTTCGAGCCTCATCCTGAAGCACCACCTCGACGCGCCTCTTGATGGGCTCGACACGATACCAGACGAAGACGAGCCCCCCGTGGCAATACTGTTCTGGAGCTTTCGGATCATGGTGGGTCTTGGATTTGCGATGCTGGGCCTTGGCGCGTGGAGCCTGTGGCGTCGCCTAAAAGGCACCCTGTATGACGATCAATGGCTGCACCGAAGCGCCATCATCATGGGCCCAACTGGGTTTGTCGCCGTCCTTGCTGGCTGGATCACAACCGAAGTCGGCAGACAGCCCTTCACCGTTTACGGATTGCTGCGCACCAGTGACAGCCTTGCGCCTGTGGCGGCGCCCGCTGTCGCGGCCTCGTTGATTGCCTTTATCATCGTTTACTTTTTCATCTTTGGCGCGGGCACGTTTTACCTACTGCGGATGATGAACAGCCCAGCAGGGTCAAAACAGACCAACCTCACGGACGGCCCCATCCGAACCGCTGGTGCCAATGTTATCGCCTCGATCGATTCTGCTGATAAGGAAAACGGCCATGTTTGA
- a CDS encoding peroxiredoxin, translating into MSLRIGDTAPNFDAETTTGPINFHDWIGSQWAFFFSHPADFTPVCTTEMGRTAQLAEQFAARNVKPIGLSTDTVAEHVKWIDDVNDTQNTTLRFPIVADADLKIAKLYDMIHPSESETAAVRSVFIIDPDKKVRLTMTYPMSVGRNFDEILRVCDALQTGDANKIATPADWVPGQDVIIPPSVTDEEAKAAFPQGFETLRPYLRKVKL; encoded by the coding sequence ATGAGCCTCAGAATCGGCGACACAGCCCCAAATTTTGACGCGGAAACCACTACAGGCCCGATCAACTTTCACGATTGGATCGGTTCCCAGTGGGCGTTCTTTTTCAGCCACCCAGCTGATTTCACACCTGTCTGCACAACCGAGATGGGCCGCACTGCACAGCTGGCGGAACAATTTGCTGCGCGGAATGTCAAACCAATTGGCCTATCCACTGACACCGTAGCCGAGCACGTAAAGTGGATCGACGACGTAAACGATACGCAAAACACAACGTTGCGCTTTCCTATCGTCGCGGACGCTGATCTAAAAATCGCAAAACTCTACGACATGATCCACCCCAGCGAGAGCGAAACCGCCGCCGTGCGTTCGGTGTTCATCATTGATCCTGACAAGAAAGTCCGTCTGACAATGACCTATCCAATGAGCGTGGGTCGCAACTTTGACGAAATCTTGCGCGTTTGCGATGCACTGCAAACAGGTGATGCAAACAAAATCGCGACCCCTGCCGATTGGGTCCCTGGCCAAGATGTTATCATTCCACCATCCGTTACAGACGAAGAAGCAAAAGCCGCATTCCCACAAGGATTCGAAACATTGCGCCCTTACCTTCGCAAAGTAAAACTGTAA
- a CDS encoding RrF2 family transcriptional regulator produces the protein MKLTNYSNYAMRSLQLAALKAPDLVRIEDVARVHNLSRPHIMKIVHELGRAGYLETVRGRGGGFRLARPAEEIVVGEVVRITEGPLDVVECFNSEKNTCPLMGVCVLSNKMQEATNAFMAVLDDLTVADIAANRGELMARLAPLENPQTEEAKV, from the coding sequence ATGAAACTCACCAATTACTCAAACTATGCGATGCGCTCATTGCAGTTAGCTGCATTAAAGGCGCCGGATTTGGTCCGGATCGAAGATGTAGCCCGTGTTCACAACCTTTCCCGCCCGCACATCATGAAAATTGTGCATGAGTTAGGCAGGGCAGGTTATTTGGAAACGGTACGCGGTCGAGGTGGCGGGTTTCGATTGGCGCGTCCAGCCGAGGAAATAGTTGTCGGTGAGGTGGTGCGCATCACCGAAGGACCGCTGGATGTGGTCGAGTGTTTTAACTCCGAGAAAAACACATGCCCTCTCATGGGGGTCTGCGTGCTTTCGAACAAGATGCAGGAGGCGACGAACGCATTCATGGCTGTTCTGGATGATTTGACTGTTGCAGATATCGCTGCGAACCGAGGGGAATTGATGGCGCGGCTTGCGCCGTTGGAAAATCCTCAAACGGAAGAGGCAAAGGTATGA
- a CDS encoding Crp/Fnr family transcriptional regulator, with amino-acid sequence MTQTEEWVERFPGLSRLESPIKELLLARSAVISVPEGVTIFGPGNSPENMLFLLDGTVRVQQVSETGHEIVLYRIHAGQSCVLTTACLLAYDDYSAEGITESAVRAAAVPRAVFDDLVAQSKSFRDFVFAAFSKRITDLFLMIDEVAFQRLDVRLAHKLIELSKEGDIVTTTHQKLSVELGTAREVVSRQLQEFQRRGWVEQSRGKVVLLDRTHLEQLADHNT; translated from the coding sequence ATGACGCAAACAGAAGAATGGGTTGAACGCTTTCCCGGTTTGTCGCGGCTGGAATCCCCGATCAAAGAGCTTTTGCTTGCGCGCAGTGCTGTGATTTCGGTGCCGGAAGGCGTGACGATTTTCGGGCCGGGAAATTCGCCTGAGAATATGTTGTTTTTGCTGGATGGTACGGTGCGCGTTCAACAGGTTTCCGAGACGGGGCACGAGATTGTTTTATACCGGATTCATGCGGGTCAAAGCTGTGTTTTGACCACTGCCTGTTTGCTGGCCTATGACGATTATTCCGCCGAGGGGATTACCGAAAGCGCGGTGCGCGCCGCTGCGGTGCCCCGCGCAGTGTTTGATGATTTGGTGGCGCAATCCAAATCATTTCGCGATTTCGTTTTTGCCGCGTTTTCTAAACGGATCACGGACCTGTTTCTGATGATTGACGAGGTAGCATTCCAGCGTCTGGATGTGCGGCTGGCGCATAAGTTAATCGAACTGTCCAAAGAAGGCGACATCGTCACCACCACTCATCAAAAACTATCTGTCGAGCTGGGTACAGCCCGTGAAGTGGTGTCGCGCCAGTTACAAGAGTTTCAACGGCGGGGATGGGTCGAGCAAAGCCGTGGCAAGGTTGTTTTGCTGGACCGAACCCACCTCGAACAGCTGGCAGATCATAACACATGA
- a CDS encoding YgaP family membrane protein: MTANLGTIDRIIRIILGVVLLALPFMSGWAVFDSGLATAVAIIAGLIAIVTSGMRFCPLYRVFGIRTCKM; the protein is encoded by the coding sequence ATGACTGCTAATCTAGGTACTATCGATCGCATCATCCGCATCATTCTGGGCGTTGTATTGTTGGCTTTGCCGTTCATGTCCGGTTGGGCAGTTTTCGACTCAGGCCTTGCAACGGCTGTTGCAATTATCGCTGGGTTGATCGCCATCGTGACATCAGGCATGCGCTTTTGCCCGCTTTACCGCGTGTTCGGTATCCGCACCTGCAAAATGTAA
- a CDS encoding MBL fold metallo-hydrolase, with protein sequence MNYPVNMAVKPDVSAHFDEATNTITYIVKDPASNHCAIIDSVMDIDYAAGRITYDHADKLIAEIQERGLTLDWIIETHVHADHLSAAPYIQQKLGGKIGVGEKILIVQETFGKVFNEGTEFQRDGSQFDALFKDGDTYMVGEMQGFAMYTPGHTPACMVHVLGDAAFAGDTLFMPDGGSARCDFPGGSAEELYDSIQKVLALPDETRLFMCHDYGPNGRAIQWETTVAEQKVDNIHVGGGKTREEFVKFRTERDAQLSMPKLIIPSLQVNMRAGEVPTDKDGNQMLKVPVNGI encoded by the coding sequence ATGAACTATCCAGTCAATATGGCCGTAAAGCCCGATGTGTCTGCGCATTTCGATGAGGCGACAAATACGATCACGTATATCGTCAAGGATCCAGCCAGCAACCACTGCGCTATCATCGATAGCGTTATGGACATCGACTATGCCGCGGGCCGCATTACTTATGATCACGCGGATAAACTGATTGCGGAAATTCAAGAACGCGGCCTGACCCTTGACTGGATTATCGAGACGCATGTCCACGCAGATCACCTAAGCGCGGCGCCCTATATTCAACAAAAACTGGGTGGCAAAATCGGTGTTGGTGAAAAGATTTTGATCGTTCAGGAAACCTTTGGCAAAGTTTTCAACGAAGGCACTGAATTCCAGCGCGATGGATCGCAATTCGATGCGCTGTTCAAAGATGGCGACACCTATATGGTGGGTGAGATGCAAGGTTTTGCGATGTATACGCCGGGTCACACACCTGCTTGCATGGTTCACGTGCTGGGTGACGCTGCATTTGCTGGCGATACGTTGTTCATGCCGGATGGTGGCTCGGCGCGTTGTGACTTCCCCGGTGGGTCCGCAGAAGAGCTGTATGACAGCATTCAAAAGGTCCTTGCCCTGCCGGATGAGACACGTTTGTTCATGTGCCACGATTACGGCCCGAATGGCCGTGCGATTCAGTGGGAAACCACAGTGGCAGAGCAAAAGGTCGACAACATTCATGTTGGCGGCGGCAAAACCCGCGAAGAGTTTGTGAAATTCCGCACCGAGCGTGATGCACAGCTGTCCATGCCAAAACTTATCATCCCTTCGCTGCAGGTAAACATGCGCGCTGGAGAAGTCCCGACAGACAAAGACGGGAACCAGATGTTGAAGGTGCCGGTAAACGGCATCTGA
- a CDS encoding bifunctional protein tyrosine phosphatase family protein/NAD(P)/FAD-dependent oxidoreductase → MKIRSLTAGLSVSEQILPSDMQAIKDAGFRSIICNRPDGEGADQPTCDEIAKEAAKHGIEVAYLPIVAGKVTDDNATDFNKILTEQPGPTLAYCRTGTRSATLWSLGQAGQKSVADILAATKAAGYDMGGVVRRIVNGGKTPTDTGDASFDVVIVGAGAGGIAAAASLKGRKPNLKIAVIDPADVHYYQPGWTMVGGGIFEPQQTSRTMGSLIPRGVHWIKSAVAAFEPENNAVVLDGCRVVKYGRLIVCPGLKLDWNKIEGLVETLGHNGVTSNYRYDLAPYTWELVNGMKEGRAIFTQPPMPIKCAGAPQKAMYLSGDAWFRRGVLKDIDIQFNNAGGVLFGVKDYVPALMEYVQKYDANLNFFHNLVAVDGPAKKAWFDVAKPDAPVERVEMEFDMMHVCPPQSAPDFIRVSPLADAAGWVDVDQATLRHKTYDNVWSLGDVMNAPNAKTAAAARIQAPVVAENIVADIDGKAPAAQYNGYGSCPLTVERGKIVLAEFGYGGTMLPSFPKFIVDGTKPSRAAWFLKEKMLPPVYWMGMLKGREWMAKPEKVTVK, encoded by the coding sequence ATGAAGATTAGATCACTGACAGCAGGTCTGTCCGTTAGCGAACAGATTTTGCCCAGCGATATGCAGGCGATCAAGGATGCGGGTTTCCGTTCGATCATCTGTAACCGTCCCGATGGCGAAGGTGCAGACCAGCCGACATGCGATGAGATCGCCAAAGAGGCGGCAAAACATGGCATCGAGGTTGCGTATCTTCCTATCGTCGCTGGTAAAGTGACTGATGACAACGCGACCGATTTCAATAAAATCTTGACCGAACAACCAGGCCCGACATTGGCCTATTGCCGGACAGGAACCCGTTCGGCAACTCTGTGGTCGTTAGGGCAAGCAGGTCAAAAAAGCGTTGCGGACATTCTGGCTGCGACCAAGGCCGCTGGCTATGATATGGGCGGTGTTGTTCGGCGTATTGTGAATGGCGGCAAGACGCCAACGGATACCGGTGACGCCAGCTTTGATGTTGTCATTGTTGGCGCGGGCGCGGGCGGTATTGCCGCCGCTGCAAGCTTGAAGGGGCGTAAGCCTAACCTCAAAATTGCTGTAATCGACCCAGCTGATGTTCACTATTACCAACCGGGTTGGACCATGGTTGGCGGTGGCATTTTTGAACCACAGCAAACCTCCCGCACGATGGGGTCTTTGATTCCGCGTGGTGTTCACTGGATCAAATCTGCGGTTGCCGCATTTGAGCCTGAAAACAACGCCGTTGTTCTGGATGGTTGCCGCGTCGTGAAATACGGGCGGCTCATCGTTTGTCCGGGTTTGAAACTGGATTGGAACAAGATCGAAGGTCTGGTTGAGACGCTAGGCCACAATGGCGTGACCTCGAACTATCGCTATGACCTTGCCCCTTACACGTGGGAATTGGTCAACGGCATGAAAGAAGGTCGTGCGATCTTTACCCAGCCGCCGATGCCGATCAAATGCGCAGGTGCGCCGCAAAAGGCGATGTATCTATCCGGCGATGCATGGTTCCGCCGTGGTGTCCTAAAGGATATCGATATCCAGTTTAACAATGCGGGTGGTGTCCTGTTTGGTGTCAAAGACTACGTTCCAGCCTTGATGGAATACGTCCAGAAATACGACGCGAACCTGAATTTCTTCCACAACCTTGTTGCTGTGGACGGCCCTGCAAAGAAAGCATGGTTCGACGTTGCAAAGCCTGATGCACCGGTCGAACGGGTTGAGATGGAGTTTGACATGATGCATGTCTGCCCACCGCAATCTGCGCCTGACTTTATCCGTGTCTCGCCTTTGGCAGATGCAGCGGGTTGGGTGGATGTTGATCAGGCAACCCTGCGCCATAAAACCTATGACAATGTTTGGTCATTGGGGGATGTCATGAACGCACCTAACGCCAAAACTGCGGCTGCGGCGCGTATTCAGGCACCAGTTGTCGCCGAAAACATCGTGGCGGATATCGACGGCAAGGCACCAGCGGCCCAGTACAACGGCTATGGTTCTTGTCCGCTCACTGTTGAGCGCGGTAAGATTGTTTTGGCCGAATTCGGTTATGGCGGCACCATGTTGCCAAGTTTCCCCAAGTTCATCGTAGATGGTACAAAACCATCCCGCGCGGCGTGGTTCCTGAAGGAAAAGATGCTGCCGCCAGTTTACTGGATGGGCATGCTCAAGGGCCGCGAGTGGATGGCCAAACCTGAAAAAGTCACCGTTAAGTAA